The DNA sequence TATACCACGTGTAGGCAATCGGTGTGCCCGATTCAACCTCCACCTCCAAAGTAATGATGCTGTGATTGGAATAAAGACCGCCGCCACCAAGATATATTTCGGGTTCCGGGGGAGAGATACCGGGTGTGATAGCGGCATGGACAAAGTCTTCCGGCGAATATCCTAACTTTTCAACATACCACGTGTAAACCTGCCTATTGGTGAACCCATCTCTATTGGCATCCCCTTCCATACCCAATTCCGGTTCATTTTCGGTCAGTGTACTAAAGGCACTCTCAATAAGTTGTACGCCGAAACCTTCGAGAAGTACAAATAATTCATCTAAAGCGTCATCAGTCTGAGCGTCTCCCAACACGGCGTAGCCGGAAAGCAGTGTGGCGAGTCCCGGGATAAGATGGGGTGCGGGCAAACGCAATATATCCAGTAAATTGCCATAGCCCGGCACATTTTCCATGGCTTCGATAATCAAGTCTTTTGTAGCGTTGACATTATGTTGAAAGGCCGCTTTTGCTGATGCATATAAGGCATGGTGGGGATCATTAAGTACAGCCGCCGCGATAGCCAATTCATAGGAACCGTCAAGAATACCGTTGGGACCTATAGGCACTTCTTTTGTAGTATCCAAAGGACCATTAATATCACCATTGAAACATTGAATAAGTCCTGCAAAATCGTTCACGCGCGGATCAACCAAAGACACAGTCGGTTTTAGCGAACAATAGACCGTATCCATAATGCCACAAAATTCATAGCTTCCTTCCGGCCAGCTGGTCACGGGCGCTCCGACTATCGTTGGATTAAAAATAGGAAGCGACGCATAAGGGGTCGAACCATAATTTAGTTCGCGGCAACCGGCAAACCCCGGACCGGGTATTGGTTTGGGAGAAAGGGTAACGGTTATTTTTTTCAGTCTCCCTTTAGAGACACTCACGTCTTTATACAAAGGCGTCTCATACCATCCCTCTAGTTGTAAGAATTCGATGCTGTACGAACCCTTGGGAACGTCTTCCTCTTCCTCGTCACTTTCATACCAAATTTCCGTATTGAGGCGCCGCCATTTAGCGCCTTGTTCGACCGCCGCCGCCGGTTTGATTATTACTTTCAAACTGCCGGTGTCATCCTGAGCTTGAGCAAAGGAAAAGCAGAAGCCCAAAATAAGCATGCTGACAATAACTGATATCTCTTTTTGAAATAGATTCATCATTCACAAACACTTTCACCGGTTAGTCTGAGAAAAAAAGAATAAAGGTATTCTTCTATGGGGCCCCTTCTTTAACAAGGCCAGTCTTTACAAAATAGTTTTCATCGTAAAATAAAAGTATATCACAATTACTTTAGTAAGAGGATTCGCGATCACTCATCTTTTACGATCTTTAAGTTGGTCAAAACTATGGGAACTCCAGCTATTTATAAAGGTGTACGTGCTACGCCACAATAACTTTGTTTCGCTTTTTTCGAAGTACATAATTGAATTCATCTGAGACTATGTTTTAAGATGAGCTTGTAACCTTAATTGTGATCTTGGGCTTAGCTAGTATCATCAGCAGCATTTTTGGGAGGTCTTTCCTATGCTTCGCACGTATCCCCTCTATAGTGGACTCTTTGCCTTGTTGGTATCATTTTCTATTTTCTGTTGCGCACCTGCGCAGGCGCAAACGTTGATCAATCCCTATGAAGGTATCGATTGGTCACTGATCAACCAGTATAAAGCGAGTCTTCATACCCATACCACGGAAAGCGATGGAATGCTTCCTCCTGAGGAGGTCATTGATGCCTATGCCAGCTTAGACTACGACATCCTCTCGTTAACGGATCACCGGCGCATCTCTTATCCTTGGCAAAACTGGGGACGTGATCCTGAAGATGTTGGATTGTTTGATATTCCCGGCTGCGAATTTTCCAATCACAACCATTTAAATGGCTATTTTGTGAACCATACCTCTAATTTC is a window from the Candidatus Hydrogenedentota bacterium genome containing:
- a CDS encoding DUF5011 domain-containing protein, whose protein sequence is MMNLFQKEISVIVSMLILGFCFSFAQAQDDTGSLKVIIKPAAAVEQGAKWRRLNTEIWYESDEEEEDVPKGSYSIEFLQLEGWYETPLYKDVSVSKGRLKKITVTLSPKPIPGPGFAGCRELNYGSTPYASLPIFNPTIVGAPVTSWPEGSYEFCGIMDTVYCSLKPTVSLVDPRVNDFAGLIQCFNGDINGPLDTTKEVPIGPNGILDGSYELAIAAAVLNDPHHALYASAKAAFQHNVNATKDLIIEAMENVPGYGNLLDILRLPAPHLIPGLATLLSGYAVLGDAQTDDALDELFVLLEGFGVQLIESAFSTLTENEPELGMEGDANRDGFTNRQVYTWYVEKLGYSPEDFVHAAITPGISPPEPEIYLGGGGLYSNHSIITLEVEVESGTPIAYTWYKDDVLIAETTEGILSIEDASAEDEGEYSVEVLLHPGYDDFQTIIMIASDRVDVDTNGPTIISYPIEYLIDLSEACKVLVPDLTGEVEAMDDRSPADKLIVSQEPLPGTIFAPDENIFILLSVSDEAGNTSQCTVDTVVQDITAPIITLLGEESLRVECGSEYSDAGATARDACDGDSEVTVVNSVVTSILGSYTVSYTVSDSSGNEAIETRVVIVEDTTAPIITLIGEETVTVECGASYSDAGATAFDVCDGDLEVTANNSVDTSVPGSYTVSFTVSDSSGNEAIETRAVIVEDTTSPIITLLGEESLTV